The following nucleotide sequence is from Trifolium pratense cultivar HEN17-A07 linkage group LG2, ARS_RC_1.1, whole genome shotgun sequence.
CCCAATCTATTAAAGCAATTGTAAAATATTGCTGAATTAGGATgctttaaattttacttttcctCCATCTCCTATTTTTTTGAGCTATTACGATCAACACAAACTACAATAATATGTTGAGTGCTTAGAAACATTATGTGTTACTTCAATGTGTTACTTCTAATGATTTCTCCCTGCAAATTCATATACCAAAGATTACACTATTATCTTTGGTATAACGTCActgaaattattttgtttctcttttaaGTTCTATTCTTTTACTAATAATTGGTTTAATGTTCAGTTTTAGGCGTTCAATGCTGTCTCTGACAGAGCATGATGACAAACAGGTATTGCCACAATCACCTTCCAAAATACGCTATTAGATAACTTTTTAGCTATAGTTGTGTCTTTTTTGAACTGGTGGGAAGCGGAtactattattgttttttattcttttttatgggcaagaatttgaatattttcactgatgtttgcacttgtAGGTCCATCAAATTGCTCGAAGCTTCCGAGACAGATGGATTCGAAGAAATGGCAGAAAACGTGGCTATATGGACAGGGATGATAATAGGGTGGAATCTCACAGAAATTTCAACTCTAACAGATTTCCAGTATCACACAATCATAGGCACGAGCAGGGATTAAGACCTAAGGAAGAAATTGATTGCGGTCAGCAGTCTACGCTCATGACAACTTCAACTTCAGTAGATGGTGGCTCCCAGGAGGGCTGCTCTACACCGTCTTTGGATGGAGTTGAGATCAATGGGGTAAAAAAGCGTAAGCGCAAAAGCCGATGGGATCAACCAGCAGAGACAAATTCATATTATGCTGCTGTTATTGGCTCTACCAATGAAAGCCAGAACATGAATGAAGAAATTCCACCAGGGTTTTCATGTCCAATACGTTCTTTAAACAGTGCACTAAACTCCGGCGGTCCTGCTTTGCAAAATGCAAGCCATTCCGGATGGCCCTCTAGTTTAGTTACTGGTCAGCCAAAAGAGAAATTCAATTCTCGTTTGCCCGTCTCATATGGAATGCCATGGTCTGTTGCTCAGCAATATGGAACTCCTCATGCTGAAATCACAGGGTGTTGGGTCACTGCTCCTGGCATGCCTTTCAACCCATTTCCTCCATTACCCCCATATCCACGGGATATCCAAGACTGTCAACCTTCTAATACTAATGGTATGGAAATTGATCAACCTGCTGAAGTTAAGCAACAGGGTGCCAATGGTTTGGTTAATTGTTGCTCAGAATCAGATGACATGACTACTAGCACAGCTGGTGCCAAGTCCGAAGACACGAACCTTGAATGCGAGGATGATAAACACGACACTAAGAGGTTGAAGGGTGACTCCAATGATTTGGGGAAGAATTACTTTAGACAGCAGAAATGGAACAATTCAAAAATACATCGAACGTGGTTCAAGAGGAATGCATGGAAATGTAACGACAACAACTCTAGTGGTGATATGTGCAGTGTAGATGTAGATGTATCAAAAGAATCCAAAGTTACTAGTTATTCGGAGGATGCAATCTGTAGAGATGAGAAAGgtggaaaataatatttattagtaTTCACAACAGCAAAATCATTACTGTTCACAGgataaaaagaaattgtttttgttttcttttttcatcCATATACTCAATTCATTTATTCCTGGATCTATTATTCAATGAAAATTCATTTGTTCCTGGGTCCATTATTCAATGaaaatttctttcaatttcagcATTCCTCCTTCACTTTTTAGGATGCATTGTATAGTTCAAATTAGTTTTGATCCATCATGAATCAATTACTGATATGGCTGATAATCATCGACATATGGATTATtctactataatatatatattaatggtgttattaaaaatgtgtctGTCTGTGGAGGAAAGCAAACTTATTTGAACCATACTACTCTCCCTACTTCCTGGACGTTACCTGGGGTCTCCCGCTCTTCTGGATACTGATCTCCCCGAACATTCAAGAGGTAGGTGTTTCTCGGACTGGTATAATCCTCTCAAAATGGAAAACCTGTTACAGTCAGTTTTGCTCATGTTCCTTGctcattttctattttaaacatTTATGAATTGATGCTCTTGCTATCAATTACTTATGTCTGATTTATTGTTTGGACTCAGCAGATCAGTTATTTACCTAATGTCTCATATATCACATCTATCAAACTATAGTATCTATTCATTCATTTACCATCATATATGTAAATGTATGTATGCAAAGCTAGTCCAAAAGCTTCAAAATAATAGCTGTGAATGTAATTAGGATGAaatgttttgattttataatgGCAGTTACATTGTTGACATCTTTTTgggtttttttccttttcaattcTTATGTTTGTCTGAATTTTGATCTGCCCCATTTTGTATACAAATGAAGGTTGATCTAGTTGGTGTTGAGTAAGTTACAACCCACAAAAGCGAAAGCATTTTTCGAACTTATGAAATCTGTCTTGATTCTAGCAAGTCTACAAGACATTAGTTAGTTAATTTATATACTATTTTCTCCAATGAATATTTTTACTTTCTTGATTTCTTAATTAgcatccatttttaattttttttgccaatAATCAGCATCCATTTGGTCCTTGTTAATATGTTTTTGCAGTCTACTCATTAATGCTAACAAGAGTGATCTTTCCATTGTTTGGAGCGAGAGAACTCTTTAATTGAGTTTAACTATTATAATTATGGTTGTTTCAGTACACCTTTTTCAAGTGTCACCCTCTTCATGAAAATACAACTTTGGGTACAAGATCCATCTCAATTTTGAAAGGATCATATGTTCAGCTTCCAAAGAAAACCGATAATTGACGCTTTGTATGCAGTTTCTCCATTCCTGTACACGGACTGATTCTGGGATCATTTCGATATGGTAAAACAAACTGATATACGAACCACGTCAACTTTGAAAAGCTCAGTTATAATGAATATGTTAATCATGTTTTTCTCCTAGAGATAACTATgttcattgattttttattataactCTCTTATAGTCAAGACTATGAAATAGACATCCTATGTCAAATTTTCACACATATTGTCCCATAAGTAAGACTTGccaatttttattgatatttatGAAGAGAGTATAGacaaaaatttcatatatattatAGTCGTACAACTTTCTTATAGTCGAGACTACTTAAATTTTTACAACTTTCTTGTAGTCAAGACTATTTAAACTTTCTTATGAAAGAGTATAGGCAAAAATTTCACATATAGTTAGTATAAGACTCCATATTCAGTTAAGATACTTTTGATTGCAATAATTTAAATGAACTTGGCTAAGTGATATAATTATCAAAATTTCTTGTACCTGAAACCATGTTACAACAATTTTACTCGTTCAATTTTACTGCGTCCTTTTTATGAaagctaattttatcaaacatgaTATGCAACAGGCGACGGCATTTGATTAGTAATAAAGCAAGGACAAAGATATATTACACCTTGATCAATTTGCTATTTAGCTTTTAATAGTGTTACACATACCAAAACTAGTGTCACAACAAGCATCAATATACACACATTGCATAGAATTTGCTAATTGATTGAATACACACAAATTTGCctattcttttcttttgacAATGAAGGAGAATAGCAAAGTGAATTGTTTCAATACTGAGTCCAAAGATTTTTTGGAGACAAACCACTAACATGCAATCTCagtactaacaactaacatcaCCAAGCAGTAAgggagaaagaaaaaagaatccCCCTtctatttcaacaaaaatagaaagatagAACATGGTTTCTCATAAATCTTCTTTATCTACAAACATAGTTTTTTCTTTCGAGTATTTACTTATTCAACCATTTCTTGGCGACCATGAGTGTATATACGTACCTCACTAGTACCGCTTCAGCAAATTTCTAATACGAACAAAGCACCAAGTTTTGAACAATGTTTTGTGCTTTCTCCAACCATCAAAATGCTTACCAATCACCTTTCTATAACTAGGCCTCTGCTGAACCAAAATCCAATATTCAGCAATGTTTGGCCTCACAGTTATGTACTCATTCTCTAAATCCAAGAGTTTTAAACGAACCAAAACCGGAATAAGCATCACATCGGCCATGGTAAACTCTTCGCCTGCCAAATAAGGTGTTTCACTCAGTTGTCTCTCGACTTCGTCAAGCAGCGTACCCAAATGCTCCCTGCTCCTTCTCAAAATATCAGGgtctttcaatttttcttctgtTTGATAGGCTTCTCTTAACTTTCTATGGTATGCACCTGCTAGTTCAGGGGCATCTGACATACGAGCAATCACCACCCGCCTTATGAACTTGGAAACATAAACTCGGTATTTGTCTGGTATATGGGAAAGGGAAAAATATTTAGGGTCCCACTCTTGTATCTTCTTCATCCATTCCATCACTTCACTTCTACTGCTACTGATATCCTCATATCCTGCGGAGACTACAGCAATTCTTTCTATGTACCTGAAAATCATTGGCACTGTAAAACATCTGTTTGTAACAAAAAGCACTTAAAACGCATACTCAAATCCAACATTTCATTCTTAGTAGGCTGAACACTCAGTGATTAAGCTTTATCGAGAATTCATGGAAACAACTTAATCATATagttaacttaattaaaaaaaaaaactttcttggTATCGCACAATAGGCTACTTCAACGGAAATCAGTCTAGAGAGTAATGACAAATATGCAGAAAGCAACTTTATGAGCAATCAAAttctgattttgtttttttaaaaatcatccTTGGTTAAC
It contains:
- the LOC123909433 gene encoding glutathione S-transferase TCHQD, which codes for MQLYHHPFDLDSQKVRLALEEKGIDYTSFHVNPITGKNFDSTFFQMNPSGSLPVFQNGSHIIYKTIDIIQYIERIAVVSAGYEDISSSRSEVMEWMKKIQEWDPKYFSLSHIPDKYRVYVSKFIRRVVIARMSDAPELAGAYHRKLREAYQTEEKLKDPDILRRSREHLGTLLDEVERQLSETPYLAGEEFTMADVMLIPVLVRLKLLDLENEYITVRPNIAEYWILVQQRPSYRKVIGKHFDGWRKHKTLFKTWCFVRIRNLLKRY